Proteins from a single region of Methanobacterium alcaliphilum:
- the ahcY gene encoding adenosylhomocysteinase, producing the protein MPYDVKDMSLAPQGKKKIEWVQKHMPVLEHIKKEFEQTKPFEGITISSCLHLEPKTINLGLTLQAGGAEVAMTGCNPLSTQDDATAAGAALGLNMYGWRGENNEEYYQNIHKVLDHEPDILIDDGADMIFLVHRERREILDKLRGACEETTTGIHRLKAMAEDNALEFPVMAVNDAYTKYLFDNRYGTGQSTMDSIMGSTNVLIAGKTVVVCGYGWCGRGVAMRADGLGANVIVTEIDPIRALEARMDGYRVMKIREAVKHADILITVTGNIDVVYGDDFMHMKNGCIMANSGHFNVEINRKDLEELSISQGKVKEDIEEFIMKDGRRLYLIADGRLVNLAAERGQGHPAEIMDLSFAMQALSAKHLLTEELEAGVFKAPDEIDLSVAHLKLKAMDIQIDELTDWQIKYLENWEEGT; encoded by the coding sequence ATGCCCTATGATGTAAAAGACATGTCACTAGCCCCTCAAGGCAAGAAAAAAATAGAATGGGTTCAAAAACACATGCCTGTTTTAGAACACATTAAAAAAGAATTTGAACAAACCAAACCATTTGAAGGCATTACTATCTCTTCATGCTTACACTTAGAACCTAAAACAATTAATTTAGGATTAACTCTTCAGGCAGGAGGAGCAGAAGTAGCCATGACCGGATGTAACCCTCTTTCAACTCAAGACGATGCTACTGCAGCAGGAGCAGCACTAGGACTTAATATGTATGGTTGGAGAGGAGAAAACAATGAAGAATACTATCAAAACATCCATAAAGTGTTGGATCATGAGCCCGATATCCTGATTGATGATGGGGCAGATATGATATTTTTAGTCCACCGAGAACGCAGAGAAATTTTAGATAAATTAAGAGGTGCTTGTGAAGAAACAACTACAGGTATCCATCGTTTAAAAGCTATGGCGGAAGATAATGCTCTTGAATTTCCAGTGATGGCAGTTAACGATGCTTACACCAAATATTTGTTTGACAACCGTTATGGTACTGGGCAGTCCACCATGGATTCCATTATGGGATCAACAAATGTTTTAATTGCCGGTAAAACAGTCGTAGTCTGTGGTTACGGTTGGTGTGGTCGAGGAGTGGCTATGCGAGCGGATGGATTAGGGGCTAATGTAATAGTAACTGAAATTGACCCAATTAGAGCTCTTGAAGCTCGTATGGATGGTTACAGAGTAATGAAAATAAGAGAAGCAGTTAAACATGCAGATATCCTCATAACTGTCACCGGAAACATTGATGTTGTATATGGTGATGATTTTATGCATATGAAAAATGGTTGTATAATGGCAAATTCAGGTCATTTCAATGTTGAAATTAATAGAAAAGATCTGGAAGAACTATCAATATCCCAAGGGAAAGTTAAAGAGGATATAGAAGAATTTATTATGAAAGATGGGCGCCGATTATACCTTATTGCAGATGGAAGATTAGTTAATTTAGCTGCAGAAAGAGGACAAGGCCATCCTGCAGAGATTATGGACTTAAGTTTTGCTATGCAGGCCCTATCTGCCAAGCATTTATTAACTGAGGAACTTGAAGCAGGAGTTTTTAAAGCACCTGACGAAATCGACTTAAGTGTAGCTCACCTTAAATTAAAAGCCATGGATATTCAAATTGATGAATTAACTGATTGGCAAATTAAGTATTTAGAAAATTGGGAAGAAGGAACATAG
- a CDS encoding DUF2119 domain-containing protein: protein MSFFKLIDKGKSPVKLFIGGVHGKEGLSTLKALKQIQTSDIEKGKLIIYNCDESRYISTLNKNYYHTKTGKEILNLIQHYQPDFYIESHCYNALNFNKLTDLQRKEKVGVPPLIELEKHVLVGSVSPHIRKSLFKRNDVCLILEMPCMYQNNLNNNHNKSKSMQIFVNTLKIIASSNTRKDLEKKMKIKYPQQVNTAINYAQEFFGDYPPF from the coding sequence ATGAGTTTTTTCAAGTTAATTGATAAAGGCAAATCTCCAGTAAAACTTTTTATAGGCGGAGTACATGGAAAAGAAGGATTAAGTACTTTAAAAGCACTTAAACAAATTCAAACATCAGATATTGAAAAAGGCAAACTTATAATCTACAACTGCGATGAAAGTAGATATATCAGTACTTTAAATAAAAATTATTACCATACAAAAACTGGAAAAGAAATTCTTAATTTAATTCAACATTATCAGCCTGATTTTTATATAGAATCACACTGTTATAATGCGCTAAATTTTAATAAATTAACTGATCTGCAGCGTAAAGAAAAGGTAGGAGTTCCACCATTAATCGAATTGGAGAAACATGTTTTAGTAGGTTCAGTATCCCCACACATACGAAAAAGCCTATTTAAAAGGAATGATGTTTGTTTAATACTGGAAATGCCCTGTATGTATCAAAATAATCTTAATAATAACCATAATAAGTCCAAATCAATGCAAATTTTTGTAAATACTTTGAAAATTATCGCTTCATCCAATACTAGAAAAGATTTAGAAAAAAAAATGAAAATTAAATATCCTCAACAAGTAAATACTGCCATTAACTATGCTCAGGAATTTTTTGGAGATTATCCTCCTTTTTAG
- a CDS encoding IGHMBP2 family helicase has translation MEELPINQEKFIQHLMNLVEMERKAEINAMKAEIRRFSPEKRERIGRAVNNLDGKYLGKELGFNLIKYGRKKSFETEITTGDLVLLSKGDPLKSNLTATVAEKGSRFLVLALENIPKWALKNIRVDLYANDITFRRMLENLNKLNNSAAKAIKLLLESDILLKNNFKPFSFNLEDNKLDSSQKKAISQSLSMENFFLIHGPFGTGKTRTILELIKQEVKIGNKIIATAESNAAVDNILEGLNGSVRCVRLGHPQRVSKKNLEHSLAYKVENHSLQKKIISLKKDIGKMILERDRHHKPLPGFRRGLSDTQIMLNAVKRRGSRGVSPNVMISMAAWIENNQKIGQLNSKIQKIESHIIQDILKKSSVILCTNSSAALDYLKNIKFNLAVVDESSQATIPSVLIPLSKAKRFVLAGDHKQLPPTIIHPQAHDLKKTMFEELIKKYPSHSHMLNFQYRMNPKIMEFPNKEFYQGKIKASKKVEQISIDDLSLEIDSKQLLQLENPFKSILDLIFDSQKYLLFLDTSNMKESFESKLKGSNSIQNHLEAEIISKTANLLLKYGLDAENLGIISPYTDQVDLIKSLTKIEVSTVDGFQGREKDLIFISLVRSNASGKIGFLNDLRRLNVSLTRARRKLIIIGNSDTLKTHHTYYNLIKYTKEKKLLKKISDWTN, from the coding sequence TTGGAGGAATTACCTATAAATCAAGAAAAATTCATTCAGCACTTAATGAATCTAGTTGAAATGGAAAGGAAAGCTGAAATCAATGCCATGAAGGCTGAAATTCGCAGGTTTTCTCCTGAAAAAAGAGAAAGAATAGGTCGGGCTGTTAATAACCTAGATGGTAAATATTTGGGCAAAGAACTTGGATTTAATTTAATTAAATATGGGCGAAAAAAGTCTTTTGAAACTGAAATAACTACGGGGGATTTAGTGCTCCTAAGTAAAGGAGATCCATTAAAAAGTAATTTGACCGCCACAGTCGCAGAGAAAGGAAGCAGATTTCTGGTTTTAGCTTTAGAAAATATTCCTAAATGGGCTTTGAAGAATATCCGTGTTGATTTATATGCTAATGATATAACTTTTCGCAGAATGCTTGAAAATTTAAATAAATTGAATAATTCCGCTGCAAAAGCAATTAAACTATTATTGGAATCTGATATATTACTTAAAAATAATTTTAAACCATTTTCATTCAATCTAGAAGATAATAAACTAGATTCATCTCAAAAAAAAGCTATTTCCCAATCATTGAGTATGGAAAACTTTTTTTTAATCCACGGCCCATTTGGGACTGGTAAAACTAGAACTATTCTAGAATTAATCAAACAAGAAGTTAAAATAGGGAATAAAATAATAGCCACCGCTGAAAGTAATGCTGCCGTGGACAATATATTAGAAGGATTAAATGGAAGCGTGCGCTGTGTTAGATTAGGACATCCTCAGAGAGTTTCTAAAAAAAATCTAGAACATAGTTTAGCATATAAAGTTGAAAATCATTCTCTACAAAAAAAAATCATTTCCCTGAAAAAAGATATTGGTAAGATGATTTTAGAACGAGACCGACACCATAAGCCATTGCCTGGATTTCGAAGAGGGTTGAGTGATACGCAAATAATGTTAAATGCCGTAAAAAGGAGAGGATCTCGAGGAGTGTCTCCTAATGTCATGATATCCATGGCAGCATGGATCGAAAATAATCAGAAAATAGGGCAGCTTAATAGTAAAATACAAAAAATTGAATCCCATATTATCCAGGATATTTTAAAGAAAAGTTCGGTTATTTTATGTACTAATTCTTCAGCAGCTTTAGATTATTTGAAAAATATTAAATTCAATCTTGCTGTGGTGGATGAATCATCACAGGCAACCATACCTAGTGTTTTAATCCCTTTATCTAAGGCTAAACGTTTTGTATTAGCGGGAGATCACAAGCAACTCCCCCCTACAATTATCCACCCACAAGCACATGATCTCAAAAAGACAATGTTTGAAGAATTAATTAAAAAATATCCCTCCCATTCTCATATGCTCAACTTTCAATACCGCATGAACCCTAAAATCATGGAATTTCCTAATAAAGAATTTTACCAAGGAAAGATAAAGGCTTCAAAAAAGGTAGAACAAATTTCTATTGACGATTTAAGCTTAGAAATTGATTCAAAACAGCTTTTACAGTTAGAAAATCCTTTCAAAAGTATTTTAGATTTAATATTTGATTCTCAAAAATACTTGTTGTTTCTGGATACTTCTAATATGAAAGAAAGCTTTGAAAGTAAATTAAAGGGATCTAATTCTATTCAAAATCATTTAGAAGCCGAAATAATCAGTAAAACAGCTAATTTACTCTTAAAATATGGGCTGGATGCGGAAAATCTGGGAATTATTAGTCCTTATACTGATCAGGTGGATTTAATAAAATCCCTGACTAAAATAGAAGTAAGTACTGTTGATGGTTTCCAAGGGCGGGAAAAAGATTTAATATTTATATCCTTAGTTAGAAGCAATGCTTCTGGAAAAATTGGGTTTTTAAATGATTTAAGACGCCTTAATGTATCACTTACACGGGCTAGGAGAAAATTAATAATAATTGGAAATTCAGATACTCTTAAAACTCACCATACTTACTATAATTTAATTAAATATACTAAAGAAAAAAAATTATTAAAAAAAATCAGTGATTGGACGAATTGA
- the fen gene encoding flap endonuclease-1, translated as MGVKFKDIVSPKKISFQDLDGRIIAIDAANSIYQFLSSIRQRDGTPLMDESGRVTSHLSGILYRTSAMMEKGIKPIYIFDGKSPDLKGETISKRTEIRQESEKKWKEALGKGDIEEARKYAVRSSRMSSNIVESSKKLLQLMGIPFIQAYGEGESQASYLVENGDAWAVASQDYDCILFGAPRVVRNLTISGNLADPELMELNQVENNLEITRNQLIDIAILVGTDFNQGIRGIGAKKGLKLIKKYGDVYSVLEHVEADLGIDPQLIRNIFLKPEIKKDYNIKWDKPDHDGVIEFLCAQHSFSQERVSSAINKIKKMDSTQKSLEDWF; from the coding sequence ATGGGAGTGAAGTTTAAAGATATTGTTTCACCTAAAAAAATTTCTTTTCAAGATTTGGATGGCCGAATTATAGCTATAGATGCTGCTAATAGCATTTATCAATTTTTATCAAGCATCCGTCAAAGAGATGGTACTCCATTAATGGATGAAAGTGGGAGAGTCACATCTCATTTAAGTGGTATTCTCTATCGCACTTCAGCAATGATGGAAAAGGGAATAAAACCAATATATATATTTGATGGAAAATCCCCCGATTTGAAAGGAGAAACCATTTCCAAAAGGACAGAAATTAGGCAGGAATCTGAAAAAAAATGGAAAGAAGCCTTAGGAAAAGGAGATATTGAAGAAGCAAGAAAATATGCTGTAAGATCTTCACGTATGTCTTCTAATATAGTTGAAAGTTCAAAAAAGTTACTTCAGCTTATGGGAATACCTTTTATACAAGCTTATGGGGAAGGTGAATCACAAGCATCCTATTTAGTTGAAAATGGGGATGCATGGGCTGTAGCATCTCAAGATTATGACTGTATTCTTTTTGGAGCACCTAGAGTAGTACGAAATTTAACCATCAGTGGTAATCTTGCAGACCCGGAACTCATGGAGTTAAATCAAGTTGAAAACAATCTTGAGATTACTCGAAATCAATTGATAGATATTGCAATACTGGTTGGAACTGATTTTAATCAAGGGATAAGAGGGATTGGGGCTAAAAAAGGACTTAAATTAATTAAAAAATATGGGGATGTATATTCTGTTCTAGAACATGTTGAAGCGGATTTGGGAATAGATCCTCAGTTAATTCGTAATATCTTTTTAAAACCCGAAATTAAAAAGGATTATAATATAAAATGGGATAAACCTGACCATGATGGTGTAATCGAATTTTTATGTGCACAACATAGTTTTTCTCAGGAAAGAGTTTCCAGTGCTATTAATAAGATTAAAAAAATGGACTCAACCCAAAAAAGTTTGGAGGATTGGTTTTAA
- a CDS encoding chorismate--pyruvate lyase family protein, protein MDINVMDEITELEKRVGGLSNTQKILLATDGSVTRILDVVEGEVDINTLTQEFQEADKYLSQKLNISEGDNVNYRVVVIGTDEPLIYAISHIPVDRLTNNFKEDLIRANIPIGRILKKHNVESRREIESVGVEKPDEELKKIFKTDAMMLTRTYNIIRNNEILIRIKETFPITSFNEN, encoded by the coding sequence ATGGATATTAATGTTATGGATGAAATAACTGAACTGGAAAAAAGAGTCGGTGGATTATCAAACACTCAGAAGATACTTCTAGCGACTGATGGGTCGGTTACTAGGATTTTAGATGTTGTGGAGGGTGAAGTGGATATTAATACACTGACTCAGGAATTTCAAGAGGCAGATAAATACCTATCTCAAAAGTTAAATATATCTGAAGGGGATAACGTTAACTATAGAGTGGTGGTTATAGGAACGGATGAACCCCTTATATATGCCATATCCCATATTCCAGTAGATAGGCTTACTAATAATTTCAAAGAAGATCTTATTCGGGCGAATATCCCTATTGGCCGAATTTTAAAAAAGCATAATGTGGAGTCTAGACGGGAAATAGAATCAGTAGGGGTAGAAAAACCTGATGAAGAACTAAAAAAAATCTTCAAAACTGATGCGATGATGCTCACTCGCACATACAATATAATTCGCAATAATGAAATACTTATCAGAATTAAAGAAACATTTCCCATAACTTCTTTTAATGAAAATTAA
- the hacA gene encoding homoaconitase large subunit, whose protein sequence is MNITEKILARASGKNEVFAGEIIEAEVDLAMSHDGTSPPTIKTFHRVADKVWDPEKIVIVFDHNIPANNIGSAEFQRITREFAREQNIKNIYNHGEGICHQVLPEKGFIQPGKVIVGADSHTCTYGAFGAFSTGMGSTDMAMVYATGKTWFMVPESIKIEVDGVLTEHATAKDIILKIIGEIGADGATYNSAEFCGETIDKMDVSGRMTICNMAVEMGAKNGIMEPNKATLKYLEKRSRLPFKIYSSDKDSYYEREFIFDINDMEPQVACPHDVDNVKPLSKVEGIHIDQAFLGSCTNGRLEDLKDAAHVLKNNKVHDDVRMIVAPASAEIYTQALNDGIIETFVQAGAIVCNPGCGPCLGAHMGVIGSGEVSIATTNRNFKGRMGDPDSEVYLANAAVVAKSAINGQISGF, encoded by the coding sequence ATGAATATCACTGAAAAGATTTTAGCACGTGCATCGGGCAAAAATGAAGTTTTTGCTGGCGAAATTATTGAAGCTGAAGTGGATCTGGCAATGAGTCATGATGGGACGTCTCCACCCACTATTAAAACCTTTCATAGGGTGGCAGATAAAGTTTGGGACCCAGAAAAGATTGTAATAGTTTTTGATCATAATATTCCTGCTAATAATATCGGGTCTGCTGAGTTTCAACGCATAACTCGTGAATTTGCACGTGAACAAAATATAAAAAATATCTATAATCATGGGGAAGGTATATGTCATCAAGTTTTACCGGAAAAGGGATTTATACAACCGGGAAAAGTAATTGTTGGAGCTGATTCTCACACTTGTACTTATGGTGCATTCGGGGCATTTTCTACAGGCATGGGTTCAACTGACATGGCCATGGTATATGCTACCGGTAAAACGTGGTTCATGGTACCGGAATCTATAAAAATAGAAGTCGATGGGGTTTTAACTGAACATGCTACTGCTAAAGACATAATTCTAAAAATAATAGGTGAAATTGGTGCAGATGGGGCTACTTACAATTCAGCAGAGTTTTGTGGAGAAACAATTGATAAAATGGATGTTTCAGGCAGGATGACTATCTGTAATATGGCTGTGGAGATGGGGGCTAAAAATGGTATAATGGAACCCAATAAAGCAACTCTAAAATACCTGGAGAAAAGATCACGGCTACCTTTTAAAATATATTCCTCTGATAAAGATTCTTATTATGAGAGAGAATTTATTTTTGATATAAATGATATGGAACCTCAAGTTGCCTGTCCTCATGATGTAGATAATGTTAAACCATTAAGCAAGGTAGAAGGAATTCATATTGATCAAGCATTTTTAGGTTCATGTACCAATGGTCGATTGGAAGATTTAAAAGATGCAGCCCACGTTTTAAAGAATAATAAAGTTCATGATGATGTGAGGATGATTGTAGCTCCAGCTTCTGCTGAAATATATACGCAAGCATTAAATGATGGAATAATCGAAACATTTGTCCAGGCAGGAGCTATAGTGTGTAATCCTGGGTGTGGGCCTTGTTTAGGAGCACATATGGGAGTAATAGGTTCAGGAGAGGTTAGCATAGCCACCACTAATCGAAATTTCAAAGGAAGGATGGGTGATCCTGATTCTGAAGTATACCTTGCTAATGCTGCAGTAGTTGCTAAATCAGCCATAAATGGGCAAATAAGTGGTTTTTAA
- a CDS encoding homocitrate synthase family protein → MNYFVSPFNKEVKLKFPKNITIYDTTLRDGEQTPGVCLGTPEKLEIAKKLDELGIHQIEAGFPVVSDQEKLSVQNIVKEDLDAKILVLSRTKKEDIDVALDCDVDGIITFMATSDLHLEHKLKLTREQALNVCMKSIEYAKDHGIFVAFSAEDATRTDLDFLKRIYKKAEDYGVDRVHIADTVGAINPQGMDFLVRELRSHLKTGIAMHCHNDFGMALSNSIAGLLAGGDAVSTTVNGIGERAGNASLEELVMTLWIMYGVDLGFNPKVLYELSNIVEKHTKMPVPKNKPIVGKNVFRHESGIHVDAVIDEPLTYEPFLPELIGHHRRIVLGKHSGCRAVKAKLEECGIEVTKDELCKIVEEVKKSREEGRYINDKLFNSIVRSAKGPVDF, encoded by the coding sequence TTGAACTACTTTGTCAGCCCTTTCAATAAGGAAGTAAAGCTTAAATTTCCGAAAAATATCACAATATATGATACTACGCTTAGAGATGGAGAACAGACACCGGGGGTATGTTTAGGAACTCCAGAAAAGTTAGAAATAGCAAAAAAGCTGGATGAATTAGGAATTCATCAGATAGAAGCTGGATTTCCAGTTGTTTCTGACCAAGAAAAATTGTCTGTACAGAATATTGTCAAGGAAGATCTTGACGCTAAAATTCTTGTTCTTTCACGTACAAAAAAAGAAGATATTGATGTGGCGTTGGATTGTGATGTAGATGGGATAATTACATTTATGGCTACTTCTGATTTGCATTTAGAACATAAATTGAAACTAACTCGTGAACAGGCCCTTAATGTATGTATGAAATCTATTGAATATGCAAAAGATCATGGGATATTTGTTGCTTTTTCAGCAGAAGATGCTACCCGGACAGACCTTGATTTTTTAAAACGAATTTATAAAAAAGCTGAAGATTACGGTGTGGACAGAGTCCATATAGCTGATACTGTAGGGGCAATTAACCCACAAGGTATGGATTTTTTGGTAAGAGAATTAAGGTCTCATCTAAAAACTGGAATTGCTATGCATTGTCACAATGATTTTGGAATGGCGCTATCTAATTCTATTGCTGGCTTATTAGCAGGCGGGGACGCAGTTTCCACTACTGTAAATGGGATAGGGGAACGAGCTGGAAATGCTTCTTTAGAAGAATTGGTTATGACTCTTTGGATAATGTATGGTGTAGATTTGGGATTCAATCCTAAAGTTCTTTATGAACTCTCGAATATAGTTGAAAAACACACCAAAATGCCTGTCCCTAAAAACAAACCAATTGTCGGTAAAAACGTTTTCCGTCATGAATCGGGGATTCATGTTGATGCAGTAATTGACGAACCTTTAACTTATGAGCCGTTCCTACCTGAATTAATAGGTCATCATAGGAGAATTGTTTTAGGAAAACATTCGGGTTGCAGGGCAGTTAAAGCTAAGCTAGAAGAATGCGGAATAGAAGTAACTAAAGACGAGTTATGTAAAATTGTGGAAGAGGTTAAAAAAAGTCGTGAAGAAGGCAGATATATAAATGACAAACTTTTCAATTCTATTGTACGTTCTGCCAAAGGTCCTGTTGATTTCTAA
- the cyaB gene encoding class IV adenylate cyclase, whose translation MIEVEVKAKVNGFEEVKKNLDEIGALNIGSEHQEDTYFNAPHRDFAKTDEALRIRKIPAGEEVKIFITYKGAKIDESSKTRKEYEVEVENADITRQIFESLSFKPVETVIKDREIYELDEFIITLDTVFNVGTYMEIEKDLIEGQDFDKTLEDIFKLYNRLGITRGFERRSYLELLGI comes from the coding sequence TTGATAGAAGTAGAAGTAAAAGCAAAAGTAAATGGTTTTGAGGAAGTAAAGAAAAATTTGGATGAAATAGGGGCTTTAAATATTGGTTCAGAACACCAGGAAGATACGTATTTCAATGCGCCCCATAGGGACTTTGCAAAAACTGATGAAGCATTAAGAATACGAAAAATCCCTGCTGGCGAGGAAGTTAAAATTTTCATAACCTATAAAGGGGCAAAAATTGATGAATCAAGCAAAACACGCAAAGAATATGAGGTGGAAGTTGAAAATGCGGATATAACTCGCCAGATTTTTGAAAGTTTAAGCTTTAAACCGGTGGAAACAGTTATAAAAGATAGGGAAATCTATGAATTGGATGAGTTCATAATTACTCTGGATACTGTATTCAATGTGGGAACTTATATGGAAATAGAAAAAGATTTAATTGAAGGACAGGATTTTGATAAAACATTGGAGGATATTTTTAAACTTTATAATCGTCTAGGCATAACCCGTGGATTCGAAAGGAGGTCTTATTTAGAATTGCTTGGAATATGA
- a CDS encoding TATA-box-binding protein: MTDVDIKIENIVASATLGKDIDLPTVAKALEGVDFNREQFPGLVFKLKEPKTAALIFGSGKLVCTGAKSIDDSKLAIKITVDLMRTMDPDIPEEFEIKIQNIVASANLQKTLNLEAVALGLENTEYEPEQFPGLVYRLGDPKVVLLLFGSGKVVCTGAKTFEDARLGVAKTRDRLGELDLI, from the coding sequence TTGACCGACGTGGATATTAAAATTGAAAATATTGTAGCTTCGGCAACTCTCGGGAAAGATATTGATCTTCCTACTGTTGCTAAAGCACTCGAAGGTGTTGATTTTAATCGCGAACAGTTCCCGGGTTTGGTTTTCAAACTGAAAGAACCTAAAACAGCGGCTTTGATATTTGGTTCAGGAAAATTAGTATGTACAGGAGCTAAGTCCATAGATGATTCCAAACTGGCAATCAAAATAACAGTTGATCTAATGAGAACAATGGATCCTGATATTCCTGAGGAATTTGAGATTAAAATACAAAATATAGTGGCTTCTGCAAATTTACAGAAGACATTAAACCTGGAAGCAGTTGCTCTAGGATTAGAAAATACAGAATACGAGCCCGAACAGTTCCCTGGACTAGTTTACCGTTTAGGCGACCCTAAGGTGGTTCTTTTACTCTTTGGGTCTGGTAAAGTTGTTTGTACCGGAGCCAAAACTTTTGAAGACGCCAGACTTGGTGTCGCAAAGACTCGCGACAGGCTCGGCGAGTTGGATTTGATTTAA
- the serB gene encoding phosphoserine phosphatase SerB, with the protein MIKLVVFDLDNVIIDGEAIDEIGKLVDVQEQIIEITEKAMQGDVDFETSIKERVKLLKGASVDKIKALAEEMPLMEGAEETIKQLKDKGYKVATISGSFDIISDPIKEKLKLDYSFSNTLLEEDGILTGEVEGPLVAGSKYDVLCQLLETENIALEECVAVGDGANDISMIEAVELGVAFNAKPALKEIADKVIESRNLIDILPLVENLAQGEKDQKVSVLIEGNFDNALDKKNAYEKKLSEISEEREQFNQKAKKEREVRDELNQSLKENLNIAIDFRDKRNKINEEVEKNKKLRDKANEELKKVEWSSGRRDRIKIENEIKKIDKIIETRVLDIKKENKLVKDANDLRKKLMEIQEDEQVQEEALELKKTSESYHAKVVELSEQAQEFHEKMLEYFRKTDEIRTKADEAHKKFLEHKKQASEKHEDFKTVLGEIHKVNKELGGMRSKRKDMENRATRKKNKEEKERAEEIYRKFKEGKKLSTDEILLLQKHDVV; encoded by the coding sequence TTGATTAAGCTTGTAGTTTTTGACCTTGATAACGTTATTATAGACGGCGAAGCCATAGACGAAATAGGAAAGTTAGTGGACGTCCAAGAACAGATAATAGAGATTACCGAAAAAGCCATGCAAGGCGACGTGGACTTTGAAACTTCTATCAAAGAAAGAGTGAAACTTCTTAAAGGTGCTTCAGTTGATAAAATTAAAGCCCTTGCAGAGGAAATGCCTCTTATGGAAGGAGCAGAAGAAACCATTAAACAATTGAAAGACAAAGGATACAAAGTTGCTACTATAAGCGGCAGTTTTGATATAATTTCTGATCCTATTAAAGAGAAATTAAAATTAGATTATTCCTTTTCCAATACATTGTTAGAAGAAGATGGCATTCTTACTGGTGAAGTCGAAGGACCTTTAGTTGCAGGATCTAAATATGATGTTCTCTGCCAATTATTGGAAACCGAAAACATTGCCTTGGAAGAATGTGTGGCCGTAGGAGATGGTGCCAACGACATATCCATGATTGAGGCTGTTGAATTAGGAGTAGCATTTAATGCCAAACCTGCTCTTAAAGAAATAGCTGATAAGGTAATCGAAAGTAGAAATCTTATTGATATACTCCCCTTAGTTGAAAATTTAGCTCAAGGTGAAAAAGATCAGAAAGTCTCCGTTCTAATCGAAGGTAATTTCGATAATGCCCTGGATAAAAAGAATGCCTATGAGAAAAAACTTTCTGAAATTTCTGAAGAAAGAGAACAATTTAATCAGAAGGCTAAAAAAGAAAGGGAAGTACGGGACGAACTCAACCAAAGCTTGAAAGAGAACTTGAACATAGCCATTGATTTTAGAGATAAACGAAATAAAATCAATGAAGAAGTTGAAAAGAATAAAAAACTGCGTGACAAGGCAAACGAAGAGCTTAAAAAAGTTGAATGGTCTTCAGGTAGAAGAGATCGGATTAAAATCGAAAATGAAATAAAGAAGATCGATAAAATTATTGAAACAAGAGTTCTTGACATTAAAAAGGAGAATAAACTTGTAAAAGACGCTAATGATCTTCGTAAAAAACTTATGGAAATCCAAGAGGACGAACAAGTTCAGGAAGAAGCTTTAGAACTTAAAAAGACCTCTGAATCTTATCACGCCAAAGTAGTCGAATTATCTGAACAAGCTCAGGAATTCCACGAAAAGATGTTGGAATATTTCAGAAAAACCGATGAAATACGGACAAAAGCTGATGAAGCCCATAAAAAGTTCTTAGAACATAAAAAACAAGCCTCAGAAAAACACGAAGACTTTAAAACTGTTTTAGGTGAAATCCACAAGGTCAATAAAGAATTAGGTGGAATGAGGTCTAAGCGGAAGGATATGGAAAATCGGGCTACACGGAAGAAGAATAAGGAAGAAAAAGAAAGGGCTGAAGAAATATACCGTAAGTTCAAAGAAGGTAAAAAGCTCTCTACCGATGAAATCCTATTGCTACAAAAACATGACGTTGTATAA